The following proteins are encoded in a genomic region of Candidatus Bathyarchaeota archaeon:
- a CDS encoding glycosyltransferase, translating into MKILILHHTLNSVGGGERVSLGIIEALKELRKGEVDLGTVEKTDWRKVRNAFGDVTLPDKEMNILPFKLNLFGIYQRALTGVYAYKYRKKYDLIINTHGDVMPAFCDVTYMHFPTFTLLKQPATFIKHKDFVKYRKNLFWRSYFIPYEFIQTKLVQKYLEHSLILTNSLFSLSIIKKWTGKNACVVYPPVEVEKFYFKNEYREDIIVTCSRFTPEKNLELIPELASKIPKANFYIFGSTSKTSWEVISEIKKTASKFKVKNVYLKPNASLNEMLSIYRKAKIYLHTMVNEHFGLSIVEAMASGLAPIVHKSGGPYMDILNGKQGIYGFYYKNVNEAANIIKDLLADESKLKRIQDEAVKRSFLFNKTAFKTNFIKAIKPLIN; encoded by the coding sequence TTGAAGATTCTCATCCTTCATCATACTTTAAACAGTGTTGGAGGAGGTGAAAGAGTTTCTTTAGGTATTATAGAGGCTTTAAAAGAGCTTAGGAAAGGGGAAGTTGATTTAGGCACAGTTGAGAAAACTGACTGGCGAAAAGTAAGAAATGCTTTTGGCGATGTGACGCTTCCAGATAAAGAAATGAATATTTTACCTTTTAAACTTAATTTATTTGGGATTTATCAACGTGCTTTAACAGGTGTATATGCTTATAAATATAGGAAAAAATATGATTTAATAATAAATACTCATGGAGATGTTATGCCAGCTTTTTGCGATGTAACTTATATGCACTTCCCCACATTCACTTTATTAAAGCAACCGGCAACATTTATTAAGCATAAAGATTTTGTTAAATATAGAAAAAATCTTTTTTGGCGAAGTTACTTTATTCCATACGAGTTTATTCAAACAAAGCTTGTTCAAAAATATTTAGAGCATAGCCTGATTTTAACTAACAGCCTTTTTAGTCTATCTATAATAAAAAAATGGACTGGAAAAAACGCTTGTGTAGTTTACCCACCTGTTGAGGTGGAAAAGTTTTATTTTAAAAATGAATATAGAGAAGACATAATTGTTACATGTTCAAGATTTACACCTGAGAAAAATTTAGAGTTAATCCCAGAGTTAGCGTCTAAAATCCCTAAAGCTAATTTTTATATTTTCGGGTCAACAAGTAAAACCAGCTGGGAGGTTATATCAGAAATTAAAAAAACAGCAAGCAAATTTAAAGTTAAAAATGTTTATTTAAAACCTAACGCTTCATTAAATGAAATGTTATCAATCTATCGAAAAGCTAAAATTTATTTGCATACAATGGTTAATGAGCATTTTGGGTTAAGCATAGTTGAAGCTATGGCTTCAGGCTTAGCGCCGATAGTTCATAAATCAGGCGGACCATACATGGATATTTTAAACGGTAAACAAGGCATTTATGGGTTTTACTATAAAAATGTTAATGAAGCCGCTAATATTATAAAAGATCTTTTAGCTGATGAATCAAAATTAAAAAGAATTCAAGATGAAGCTGTTAAAAGAAGCTTTTTATTTAATAAAACAGCGTTTAAAACGAATTTTATTAAAGCTATTAAGCCGCTTATTAACTGA
- a CDS encoding fumarate hydratase C-terminal domain-containing protein, whose amino-acid sequence MEKLRSLKIQAETPLSTNFIKNLSLGDEVYLTGEIVTIRDMGCARAINYKLKNKMLPVKLYEAVIYHCGPIVKKVRGEWKVVAAGPTTSMRMNHSTPQLIKLFKIKMIIGKGGMGLETASALKEHIGVYCAFTGGAGVAAAKMIKKIVKVEWLDLGVPEALWVFKVENFGPLIVAIDSKGNNLYEKVKLKVDENLRRILK is encoded by the coding sequence ATGGAGAAGTTGAGGAGCTTGAAGATTCAAGCTGAAACACCTCTTTCAACAAATTTTATTAAAAACCTTTCTTTAGGAGATGAGGTTTACTTAACAGGAGAAATCGTAACGATAAGAGATATGGGTTGCGCTAGAGCTATCAATTATAAGCTTAAAAATAAAATGCTTCCAGTTAAGCTTTATGAAGCTGTTATTTATCATTGCGGCCCAATAGTTAAAAAAGTTAGAGGTGAATGGAAAGTTGTTGCAGCTGGGCCAACAACAAGCATGCGAATGAATCATTCAACTCCTCAACTTATAAAATTGTTTAAAATTAAAATGATTATTGGGAAAGGGGGAATGGGCTTAGAAACAGCTTCAGCTTTAAAAGAGCACATAGGGGTTTATTGCGCTTTCACTGGTGGAGCTGGTGTTGCAGCTGCAAAAATGATTAAAAAAATTGTTAAAGTAGAATGGTTAGATTTAGGTGTTCCAGAAGCTTTATGGGTTTTTAAAGTTGAAAATTTTGGTCCATTAATTGTAGCAATTGACTCTAAAGGAAATAATCTTTACGAGAAAGTTAAATTGAAAGTGGATGAAAATTTAAGAAGAATTTTAAAGTGA
- a CDS encoding translation elongation factor-like protein codes for MGRRRLEEEIGRVMNYYSKIGVAAIERTNGELKVGDLIRIKGATTDFTQKVESMQIEKKPVEKAGAGSSVGIKVNDKVRVNDKVYKVLE; via the coding sequence ATGGGGAGGAGAAGATTGGAAGAGGAAATAGGAAGAGTAATGAATTATTACTCGAAAATTGGTGTTGCAGCTATTGAAAGAACAAATGGAGAATTAAAGGTTGGAGATTTAATAAGGATTAAAGGCGCAACTACAGATTTTACGCAAAAAGTTGAATCGATGCAGATTGAGAAGAAACCTGTAGAGAAAGCTGGAGCAGGCTCTTCTGTAGGAATAAAAGTGAATGATAAAGTTAGAGTAAACGATAAAGTATACAAGGTTCTTGAGTAA
- a CDS encoding cob(I)yrinic acid a,c-diamide adenosyltransferase, whose product MYLYFLKRGFKSLGFIYLYTGTGVGKTTNALGLALRAVGHGYKVIIIQFLKFRKDVGEYKIRRKLKPYYEIHQFGVPKFNLNKLRRKDFEAAEKGLSFAWKALRKKPKLLILDEVNLAVAKGLIKVDDVIKLLNETSNETTIVLTGRYAPKKLVEKADFVNKIVELKHPRKIVAVKGVNF is encoded by the coding sequence ATTTATCTTTATTTCCTTAAAAGAGGCTTTAAAAGCTTGGGTTTCATATATCTTTATACAGGTACTGGAGTTGGGAAAACAACTAATGCTCTTGGATTAGCGCTTAGAGCTGTTGGGCATGGATATAAAGTTATTATTATTCAATTCCTGAAGTTTAGAAAGGATGTTGGAGAGTATAAGATTAGAAGAAAACTTAAACCTTATTATGAAATACATCAATTTGGTGTTCCAAAATTTAACTTAAACAAGCTTAGAAGAAAAGATTTTGAAGCTGCTGAGAAAGGATTAAGTTTTGCTTGGAAAGCTTTAAGAAAAAAGCCTAAATTATTAATTCTTGATGAAGTGAACTTAGCGGTAGCTAAAGGCTTAATTAAAGTTGATGATGTTATAAAACTGTTAAATGAAACGTCGAATGAAACAACTATCGTTTTAACTGGACGGTATGCTCCGAAAAAGCTTGTTGAAAAAGCTGATTTTGTTAATAAAATAGTGGAGTTAAAGCATCCAAGAAAAATTGTTGCTGTTAAAGGAGTAAATTTTTAA
- the cofE gene encoding coenzyme F420-0:L-glutamate ligase, with protein MKIIPLKGIGIVKEGDDLSTLIVEAAKVNGVKIEDGDVIVIAHKIVSKAEGRIIDLKTIIPSKFALKASKLLNKDPRMVEVILRESKRIVRMIKGHIICETKHGFVCANAGIDKSNVEGEDFIVLLPKNPDASAEAIRKGIKNLVNVDVAVIISDTFGRPWRSGQVNVAIGVSGLIPLKDYRGRKDMFNFTLKVTIICVADELASAAELVMNKTNGVPVALIKGYKYVKGNGSLKDLVKQNKYNLFP; from the coding sequence ATTAAGATTATCCCTTTAAAAGGAATAGGAATTGTTAAAGAAGGAGATGACTTATCAACCTTAATAGTTGAAGCAGCTAAAGTTAATGGAGTAAAAATTGAGGATGGAGACGTAATAGTTATAGCGCATAAAATAGTTTCTAAAGCTGAAGGAAGAATCATTGATTTAAAAACCATTATACCATCTAAATTTGCTTTAAAAGCTTCTAAGCTTTTAAATAAAGATCCTAGAATGGTTGAAGTTATTTTAAGAGAGTCTAAAAGAATTGTGAGGATGATTAAAGGTCATATTATTTGCGAGACAAAACATGGATTCGTATGCGCTAATGCAGGAATAGATAAATCTAATGTTGAAGGGGAAGACTTCATTGTTCTCCTTCCTAAAAATCCTGATGCTTCTGCTGAAGCTATTAGAAAAGGAATAAAAAATTTGGTTAACGTTGATGTAGCTGTAATAATTTCTGACACTTTTGGAAGACCATGGAGAAGTGGACAAGTTAATGTAGCCATAGGCGTTTCAGGTTTAATTCCATTAAAAGATTATAGAGGAAGAAAAGACATGTTTAATTTTACTCTCAAAGTTACTATAATATGCGTGGCTGATGAATTAGCTTCAGCTGCGGAACTTGTTATGAATAAAACTAATGGAGTGCCAGTAGCATTAATAAAAGGCTATAAATATGTTAAAGGCAATGGAAGCTTAAAGGATTTAGTAAAACAAAATAAATATAATTTATTCCCATAA
- a CDS encoding DNRLRE domain-containing protein produces MKHQLTVFAFLLILFYFAIPPSLTFNEKTYIFQPCLSNNISIMRNNNHSSIEQPLTVTSGFKTDCSQPSDERGLLKFDISNLPKGFKVKLAKLHLYVIGVYVWNGVEWLPKLSLARTIQVHRIITDWVGWSFTYWDYAIFPSKLWSKSGGDFLPATASVNFEILEAWNTWIVTSDVEAWYKGESLNYGWLIKDLNEGDPVGYRVEYNNWFYVFGVEYSPKLEVTLTIEFNTLINPFLLMVSFIILGIPLTILTRNKLR; encoded by the coding sequence ATGAAGCATCAATTAACTGTTTTTGCTTTTTTATTGATTCTTTTTTACTTTGCTATTCCCCCATCTTTAACTTTTAATGAGAAAACTTATATTTTTCAACCTTGCCTCTCAAACAACATCTCTATTATGAGAAACAACAATCATTCAAGCATTGAACAACCTTTAACTGTTACTTCAGGGTTTAAAACTGATTGTTCTCAACCAAGCGATGAAAGAGGATTATTAAAATTCGATATTTCAAATTTGCCTAAAGGCTTTAAAGTTAAATTAGCTAAGCTTCATTTATATGTTATTGGAGTTTATGTATGGAATGGAGTTGAATGGCTTCCTAAACTTTCTTTAGCTAGAACAATTCAAGTTCATAGAATTATAACAGATTGGGTTGGATGGAGCTTTACATACTGGGATTACGCAATTTTTCCATCAAAGCTTTGGAGTAAATCTGGAGGAGATTTTTTACCAGCTACCGCTTCAGTAAACTTTGAAATTCTAGAAGCTTGGAATACGTGGATAGTAACAAGCGATGTTGAAGCTTGGTATAAAGGCGAAAGCCTAAACTACGGATGGTTAATTAAAGATTTAAATGAAGGGGACCCAGTAGGGTATAGGGTTGAATACAACAATTGGTTTTATGTTTTCGGCGTAGAGTATTCTCCAAAGCTTGAGGTAACGTTAACTATAGAGTTTAACACTTTAATAAACCCATTTTTATTAATGGTTTCCTTCATTATTTTAGGAATTCCCTTAACTATATTAACAAGAAATAAATTAAGGTAA
- a CDS encoding DUF72 domain-containing protein: MIIKIGCCGFPISMKKYFMKFKLVEIQKTFYEPPKTETLIKWRENAPEKFEFSVKAWQVLTHTYSSPTWRKMKVTLKNKENYGFLKPTEENFKAWEKTLEACKALKAKICVIQTPPSFNCIQENIQNMESFLNSIKRDEIKIAWEPRGNWINHLSEVKRLCEKLDLTHIVDPLKREPVVVKEVQYFRLHGLHPKKEVNYKYQYSIEDLRKLYYKIEILRKSKVKEVYVLFNNLTMNIDAEKFLEISLKGDNY, from the coding sequence ATGATTATAAAAATTGGTTGCTGCGGCTTCCCAATCTCAATGAAAAAATACTTTATGAAATTTAAACTTGTTGAAATTCAAAAAACTTTTTATGAGCCTCCAAAAACTGAAACTTTAATTAAATGGCGAGAGAATGCGCCTGAAAAATTTGAGTTTTCAGTTAAAGCTTGGCAGGTTTTAACTCACACTTACTCAAGCCCAACTTGGCGAAAAATGAAGGTGACGCTTAAGAATAAGGAGAATTATGGTTTTTTAAAGCCTACTGAAGAAAACTTTAAAGCTTGGGAAAAAACTTTAGAGGCTTGCAAAGCTTTAAAAGCTAAAATATGCGTTATTCAAACGCCGCCAAGCTTTAACTGCATTCAAGAAAACATTCAAAATATGGAAAGCTTTCTTAACTCTATTAAACGCGATGAAATTAAAATTGCTTGGGAACCTAGAGGAAATTGGATAAATCATTTAAGTGAGGTTAAAAGGCTTTGCGAGAAGCTAGATTTAACTCATATAGTTGACCCTCTTAAACGAGAGCCGGTAGTGGTTAAGGAAGTTCAATATTTTAGGCTTCACGGGCTTCACCCTAAAAAAGAAGTTAATTATAAATATCAATATTCAATTGAAGATTTAAGAAAGTTATATTATAAAATTGAAATTTTAAGAAAATCTAAAGTAAAGGAGGTTTATGTTCTTTTTAACAATTTAACAATGAATATTGACGCTGAAAAATTTCTAGAAATTTCTTTAAAAGGAGATAACTATTGA
- a CDS encoding potassium channel protein yields MTSKEPEEIEYKPFTTGELLSRMKDAAMLMVDLSYAALMLKDKELANEVLELGKEIDTLNYHLQTTVMLATRDAEDAKASQSILKIAALTNRISDYAENIVDMVLRDEEVHSTFLEGLKIMDEPIALLQVTENSTILRKSLKELKIRTKIGVSILAIKRGLEWILNPDKNESFYPGDILIARGGSTGIEKLRELVNPKT; encoded by the coding sequence TTGACGTCTAAAGAACCTGAAGAAATTGAATATAAACCTTTTACAACTGGAGAATTGTTAAGTCGAATGAAGGATGCCGCTATGCTTATGGTTGATTTATCTTATGCTGCGTTAATGCTTAAAGATAAAGAGTTAGCTAATGAAGTTTTAGAATTAGGTAAAGAAATAGATACGTTAAATTACCACCTTCAAACCACAGTTATGCTTGCAACTAGAGATGCTGAAGATGCTAAAGCTTCTCAATCAATTTTGAAAATAGCCGCTTTAACAAATAGAATCTCTGATTACGCTGAAAACATAGTTGACATGGTTCTTCGAGATGAAGAAGTGCATTCTACGTTTCTTGAAGGGCTTAAAATTATGGATGAGCCTATAGCTTTACTTCAAGTAACTGAAAACTCCACTATCTTAAGAAAAAGCCTTAAAGAATTAAAGATTAGAACAAAAATAGGCGTAAGCATTTTAGCTATTAAAAGAGGTTTAGAATGGATTCTCAACCCAGATAAAAACGAGAGTTTTTATCCAGGAGATATTCTTATAGCGCGTGGAGGAAGCACTGGAATAGAAAAGTTAAGAGAGCTGGTTAACCCGAAAACTTAA
- a CDS encoding thiolase domain-containing protein, with amino-acid sequence MKVLASIVSAGLSKFGKLDGLYAREIFAEAAKEAFDNCPNLNPRKDIEALFIGQMSEAYERQGHIGPLMLNWSGLDDIPAFRVESACASSSVALRVGVMAIMSNMHDIVMVGGVEKMTHLPTSSNMEILASAADFPFEQWNGATFPSLFALMATAHMHEYGTTEEQMALVAVKNHENALLNHKAHMQKKISVEDVLSSKVVSWPLKLYDCSLISDGASCVILTKPELAKKFTDTPVNIIASTQAQDSLNIFERESLTTLKSIKLAAKEAFKASGLTPKDVDIAEVHDCFTIAEIIAYEDLGFCNKGFGGKFIEEGETKIGGEIPVNTSGGLKAKGHPVGATGIAQIYEVYLQLIGEAEKRQVNNAEIGLTCNIGGSGATATVNILKRGD; translated from the coding sequence ATGAAGGTTTTAGCTTCAATAGTTTCAGCTGGCTTATCAAAGTTTGGTAAATTAGATGGTTTATACGCTAGGGAAATATTTGCTGAAGCTGCTAAAGAAGCTTTTGATAACTGCCCGAATTTAAATCCAAGAAAGGATATTGAAGCTTTATTTATTGGTCAAATGAGTGAAGCTTATGAACGGCAAGGTCATATAGGTCCATTAATGTTAAATTGGAGTGGGCTTGATGATATTCCAGCTTTTAGGGTTGAAAGCGCTTGCGCTTCTTCAAGTGTTGCTTTAAGAGTTGGCGTAATGGCTATAATGTCAAATATGCATGATATAGTTATGGTTGGAGGCGTAGAGAAAATGACTCATTTACCTACTTCAAGCAATATGGAGATTTTAGCTTCAGCTGCAGATTTTCCTTTTGAGCAATGGAATGGCGCAACTTTTCCTTCTCTTTTCGCTTTAATGGCTACAGCGCATATGCATGAATATGGAACTACAGAAGAGCAGATGGCTTTAGTAGCTGTTAAAAATCATGAAAACGCTTTGCTTAATCATAAGGCGCATATGCAAAAAAAGATTAGCGTAGAAGATGTTTTATCTTCTAAAGTTGTTTCTTGGCCTTTAAAGCTTTACGATTGCTCTTTAATTTCTGATGGTGCAAGCTGCGTTATTTTAACGAAGCCTGAGTTAGCTAAAAAATTTACTGATACACCTGTTAATATAATAGCTTCAACTCAAGCTCAAGATTCATTAAACATATTTGAAAGAGAAAGCTTAACAACATTAAAATCAATAAAGCTAGCTGCTAAAGAAGCTTTTAAAGCATCAGGCTTAACGCCTAAAGATGTGGATATAGCTGAAGTTCATGATTGTTTTACAATAGCTGAAATAATAGCTTATGAAGATTTAGGGTTCTGCAATAAAGGTTTTGGAGGAAAATTTATTGAGGAAGGCGAAACAAAAATAGGCGGTGAAATACCTGTAAATACAAGCGGAGGATTAAAGGCTAAAGGCCACCCTGTAGGCGCAACTGGTATAGCGCAAATATATGAAGTATACCTTCAATTAATTGGGGAAGCTGAGAAGAGGCAGGTAAATAACGCGGAAATAGGGTTAACATGCAATATTGGCGGTTCAGGAGCTACAGCTACTGTAAACATTCTTAAAAGAGGCGATTAA
- a CDS encoding Zn-ribbon domain-containing OB-fold protein: MNNISVEQFYSFCAQGKLMGVKCEECKALYSVPKPFCLKCNSKNLSWVQLKGVGKLASYTIVYVPHPSFQNEAPYILGVVELEEGVKLLSRIKNVKLEELKIGMPLKIDFEKTEGNAWPNWVRYYFKPNLTENNIL, encoded by the coding sequence TTGAATAATATTTCAGTAGAACAGTTTTATAGTTTTTGCGCTCAAGGAAAGCTTATGGGAGTTAAATGCGAAGAATGCAAAGCTTTATATTCTGTACCAAAACCTTTTTGCCTTAAATGCAACTCTAAAAACCTTTCTTGGGTGCAGCTTAAAGGAGTTGGAAAGCTAGCTTCATATACTATAGTTTATGTGCCGCATCCAAGCTTTCAAAATGAAGCCCCATATATTTTAGGGGTTGTAGAGCTGGAGGAGGGAGTTAAACTTTTATCAAGAATTAAAAACGTGAAGCTTGAGGAATTGAAAATTGGGATGCCGCTTAAAATAGATTTTGAAAAAACTGAAGGCAACGCTTGGCCTAATTGGGTTAGATACTATTTTAAACCAAACTTAACCGAAAACAATATTTTATAG
- a CDS encoding PhoU family transcriptional regulator: protein MEELLKEIKEDFINLIGKAELSIDLAYSAIIFNNVEIAEDVLEVFDDVNELYWRLQKNMLLLAKNLIKPEKLAPVLVAIHNLREISKSSLLLSDLVLRGLPPHEILTSIFTSSNEAFVRVQVSSSGKLAGKTIKESRIQDNTGMRIICIKRGRAWIHGPTGEDKIEPGDILFAKGPIEGEEALKQLA, encoded by the coding sequence ATGGAGGAGCTTTTAAAAGAAATTAAAGAAGACTTTATTAATCTTATAGGGAAAGCTGAGTTATCCATAGATTTAGCTTACTCAGCTATAATCTTCAATAATGTTGAGATAGCGGAAGATGTTTTAGAAGTTTTTGATGATGTTAATGAATTATATTGGAGGCTTCAAAAAAACATGCTTTTACTTGCAAAAAACCTTATAAAACCTGAAAAGCTAGCGCCTGTGCTTGTAGCAATTCATAATTTAAGAGAAATTTCCAAGTCTTCACTGCTTTTATCAGATTTAGTTTTAAGAGGTTTGCCTCCACATGAAATTTTAACCTCTATATTTACGTCTTCTAATGAAGCTTTCGTAAGAGTTCAAGTATCTTCAAGCGGAAAACTTGCTGGAAAAACAATTAAGGAATCTCGAATTCAAGATAACACAGGAATGAGGATTATATGCATAAAAAGAGGGCGGGCTTGGATTCATGGTCCCACAGGAGAAGATAAAATTGAGCCTGGAGACATTTTATTTGCTAAAGGACCTATTGAAGGCGAAGAAGCTTTAAAACAGTTAGCTTAA